In the genome of Gammaproteobacteria bacterium, the window GAATCCATGATCCTGCGCCGCCTGCTCGGCGGCTTTGAACAGTCGCGTGCCGATACCCTGGTGATGCCATTGCGGATCGACGTAGATCCCATGCAGTAACAGGCCGTGCAGTCCGCCGGGTGCGTCCTTCGTTTCGGCTTCCTCCCAGGCGGCGACACCGACTACATCGCCGTCGTCCGTCTCGGCGACCCTCACCTCCAGGGCATCCAGGTCGAATGCCGAATAACGGTAGACCGGCAGCGACAGCCGCTTGACGC includes:
- a CDS encoding GNAT family N-acetyltransferase; its protein translation is MTSTTVRPARSNDLDALNTVIERAVMSWDLPERVKRLSLPVYRYSAFDLDALEVRVAETDDGDVVGVAAWEEAETKDAPGGLHGLLLHGIYVDPQWHHQGIGTRLFKAAEQAAQDHGFDGVLVKAQAGAEGFFAACGLERLAVENPERDYAYRYWKRTNA